One region of Symbiobacterium terraclitae genomic DNA includes:
- a CDS encoding complex I NDUFA9 subunit family protein — protein MAVVLVAGGTGFIGSHIVRRLLADGHRVIAMSRSPGRAQGRLPQGVELRRGDTADASTLGPALEGVEVVVAAIQFPNHPVENPRRGHTYVKVDGEGTVRLVEAARRAGVRRFVYMSGAGTREGQTKPWFLAKLMAEKAVRESGIPYTIFRPSWVYGPEDRSLNKFATFARVLPFVPVIGSGRTRVQPLYVGDLAAAVAASLGAEAAVNQTYEIGGPEELTMDEIVRTMLRVMGRRRPLLHAPAGLVKLAAWPLQILPDPPLSPAAVDFVLMEEPVDNTAVLRDLGIKLTPLAEGLSYLR, from the coding sequence ATGGCAGTGGTACTGGTGGCCGGCGGCACGGGGTTCATCGGCTCGCACATCGTGCGGCGGCTTCTGGCGGACGGACACCGCGTGATCGCCATGTCCCGCAGCCCCGGCCGGGCGCAGGGCAGGCTGCCCCAGGGGGTGGAGCTGCGCCGGGGCGACACCGCTGACGCCTCCACCCTGGGCCCGGCCCTGGAGGGCGTCGAGGTCGTCGTGGCCGCGATTCAGTTCCCCAACCACCCGGTGGAAAACCCCCGCCGGGGCCACACCTACGTGAAGGTCGACGGCGAGGGGACCGTGCGGCTGGTCGAGGCGGCCAGGCGCGCCGGGGTGCGCCGGTTCGTCTACATGTCCGGGGCCGGAACCCGGGAGGGGCAGACGAAGCCCTGGTTCCTCGCCAAGCTCATGGCCGAGAAGGCGGTCCGGGAGAGCGGCATCCCCTACACCATCTTCCGGCCCTCGTGGGTCTACGGCCCGGAGGACCGCAGCCTGAACAAGTTCGCCACCTTCGCCCGGGTGCTGCCCTTCGTGCCGGTGATCGGCAGCGGCCGCACCCGCGTGCAGCCGCTCTACGTCGGCGACCTGGCCGCGGCGGTGGCCGCCAGCTTGGGCGCGGAGGCCGCGGTGAACCAGACCTACGAGATCGGCGGGCCAGAGGAGCTGACCATGGACGAGATCGTCCGCACGATGCTCCGTGTGATGGGCCGGCGCAGGCCGCTGCTCCACGCCCCCGCGGGACTGGTGAAGCTGGCCGCTTGGCCGCTGCAGATCCTGCCGGACCCGCCCCTCTCGCCCGCCGCCGTGGACTTCGTGCTGATGGAGGAGCCGGTGGACAACACGGCGGTACTGCGCGACCTGGGGATCAAGCTCACGCCGCTGGCGGAGGGGCTCAGCTACCTGCGCTAG
- a CDS encoding DUF302 domain-containing protein has protein sequence MEFAYEVKTEKSLSEAVAAVQAALAERKFSVLFELNVTQTLESKGFDLPHEIRILEVCSAPLAKRAFDANPSVAYFLPCKVVVKRVDGQTTIGFTSPGALLSLMGDPRLDAVGQEVAVALTAVVDAAR, from the coding sequence GTGGAGTTCGCGTACGAGGTGAAGACGGAAAAGAGCCTGAGCGAGGCCGTGGCCGCGGTGCAGGCGGCGCTGGCCGAGCGGAAGTTCAGCGTCCTGTTTGAGCTGAACGTCACGCAGACGCTGGAGTCGAAGGGGTTCGACCTGCCCCACGAGATCCGCATCCTCGAGGTGTGCAGCGCGCCGCTCGCCAAGCGCGCCTTCGATGCCAACCCGTCCGTGGCCTACTTCCTGCCGTGCAAGGTCGTCGTCAAGCGCGTGGACGGGCAGACGACCATCGGCTTCACCAGCCCCGGGGCGCTGCTGTCGCTCATGGGCGACCCGCGGCTCGACGCCGTGGGGCAGGAGGTGGCGGTCGCGCTGACCGCGGTGGTGGACGCCGCCCGGTAG